A DNA window from Mucilaginibacter xinganensis contains the following coding sequences:
- a CDS encoding SusC/RagA family TonB-linked outer membrane protein — protein MKKNYHYFFKQLSYLKKQSFFLIFALLFSAYAAHAQSAKTVTGTVTDEKNEPLPGVSVSVIGTGRGTNTDVKGHYSISVSNGEVLRFTFVGYLKNEVAIGASATINVNLTPDAKQLKDVVVIGYGTSSKKDVTGSITSIKAEDFNVGVTTTPAELLQGKVPGLNVTKSGDPNQAPSVVLRGPSTIRTTGGAQEPFYVIDGIPGASIDVLAPADIESIDVLKDASSTAIYGSRAANGVIIVTTKKAKSGQNRLSYSAYASLENVSKKIDMLSGDELRKYLADNGQKPLTTPIDDDGSNTNWQNLIERTGYSQNHNLSYGGASNNAEYGASVNYFKNDGILKRTSLERTIYRGYINQRFFDNHLKLNLNLTNSNSNSNDIFQQNILPAMLFYLPTVGPFNPDGSYKENYTRTGSGTLNPLSLLNNNTIKSNDNKTLINGVVQVDILSGLKFTLSGSTQRDQYNYNSYLNSLSGLAVNLNGVAHRTSTLNTNTIVESYFNYDKEFGQHTLKFLAGYSYQQNRTNDGFGVQTQNFSNDNLAYNNLFLSNPSSVSQIAFDNNPISTLRLISYYGRVQYQFADKYLFQASLRDDGSSAFGANHRYGLFPAVSAGWRIINEDFMKNMPVFSDLKLRVGYGVSGNSVGFDAFSSILIYGTQSVNGTSSKFLYNGNVTNAIGAVRNENPDLKWESTATTNIGLDFGLFKNRITGSIDYYIKKTSDLIYDQYPVSLTQYFTPTITANAGKIKNSGIEVVLNSTIVKTSDFSWRTSVNVSHNKNVIESLSNGKFNLPQFYTAQLGGKGQSGNYSQIVQPGYALGTFYLWHYMGKNDQGVSTYQNAAGNVIATQPLTTDQRIAGNAQPNIIYGWTNTFVYKNFDFNFLIRGVTGNKILNATLANLNNPADSRLQNIPRFTLGESFKDINGYLISDRFLESGSYLRLDNATLGYTIKPKIPAIKSIRLYVSGNNLFLITKYKGIDPEVNIGGLTPGIDNNNFYPKTRTFLMGLNASF, from the coding sequence ATGAAAAAAAATTACCATTATTTTTTTAAGCAATTGAGTTATCTCAAAAAGCAAAGTTTCTTTTTGATTTTTGCGCTGCTGTTTTCGGCGTATGCGGCTCACGCACAATCAGCAAAAACGGTAACAGGAACCGTTACCGACGAAAAAAACGAACCCCTTCCCGGTGTTTCGGTTTCCGTTATTGGCACTGGCCGCGGAACCAATACCGATGTAAAAGGGCACTATTCCATCAGCGTCAGTAACGGCGAAGTGCTCAGGTTTACCTTCGTTGGTTACCTTAAAAACGAAGTTGCCATTGGCGCATCTGCCACCATTAACGTTAACTTAACACCTGATGCCAAACAACTGAAAGATGTGGTAGTGATAGGATACGGCACATCCAGCAAAAAGGATGTAACCGGCTCAATTACCTCTATCAAAGCCGAAGATTTTAACGTTGGCGTTACCACTACCCCGGCCGAATTACTGCAGGGTAAGGTACCCGGGCTAAACGTAACCAAAAGCGGCGACCCTAACCAGGCACCGTCCGTAGTATTGCGCGGCCCGTCAACCATCCGTACTACAGGCGGTGCACAGGAACCGTTTTATGTGATAGACGGCATCCCCGGCGCTTCAATTGATGTGCTGGCACCTGCTGATATTGAAAGTATAGATGTGTTAAAGGATGCATCGTCAACAGCTATCTACGGTTCAAGGGCTGCTAACGGGGTAATTATAGTTACCACCAAAAAAGCAAAGTCCGGCCAAAACCGCTTGTCGTACAGCGCTTATGCATCGCTCGAAAATGTATCAAAAAAAATAGATATGCTGAGCGGCGATGAACTGCGCAAGTACCTTGCCGATAACGGGCAGAAACCGCTTACTACGCCTATTGATGATGACGGCTCAAACACCAACTGGCAAAACCTGATCGAAAGAACAGGTTATTCCCAAAACCACAACCTGTCATACGGCGGCGCTTCCAACAATGCGGAATACGGCGCCAGCGTAAACTACTTTAAAAACGACGGGATCCTGAAACGCACGTCGCTGGAGCGCACCATTTACAGGGGCTACATTAACCAGCGTTTTTTTGACAATCATTTAAAACTCAACCTTAATTTAACCAACAGTAATTCAAACAGCAACGATATTTTCCAGCAAAATATCCTGCCCGCCATGCTGTTCTATTTGCCAACTGTGGGCCCTTTTAATCCGGACGGCAGTTATAAGGAAAATTACACGCGTACCGGCAGCGGAACGCTAAACCCGCTGTCACTTTTAAATAACAACACCATAAAAAGCAACGACAATAAAACGCTGATAAACGGCGTGGTGCAGGTGGATATCTTAAGCGGGTTAAAATTTACCTTAAGCGGATCAACCCAGCGCGACCAGTACAACTACAACAGTTACCTGAACAGCCTTTCGGGCCTGGCCGTTAATTTAAACGGCGTGGCGCACCGCACCTCCACGCTAAACACCAACACCATTGTAGAGTCGTACTTTAACTATGATAAAGAATTTGGCCAGCACACGCTTAAGTTTTTAGCAGGTTACTCCTACCAGCAAAACCGTACCAATGATGGCTTTGGCGTACAAACCCAAAACTTCTCGAACGATAACCTGGCCTACAACAACCTGTTTTTATCAAACCCGTCTTCGGTATCGCAAATAGCGTTTGATAATAACCCGATCTCAACACTAAGGCTCATCTCCTACTATGGCCGTGTTCAATACCAGTTTGCCGATAAATATTTGTTCCAGGCCTCGTTGCGCGATGACGGTTCATCAGCATTTGGTGCCAATCATCGTTACGGTTTGTTCCCCGCGGTTTCGGCCGGATGGCGCATCATCAACGAAGATTTTATGAAGAACATGCCTGTTTTCAGCGATCTTAAATTAAGGGTTGGTTACGGTGTATCAGGTAACAGCGTAGGCTTTGATGCATTCTCGTCTATCCTTATTTACGGAACACAATCAGTAAACGGTACCAGCAGTAAGTTTTTATACAACGGTAACGTTACAAACGCCATTGGCGCCGTGCGGAATGAAAACCCCGACCTGAAGTGGGAAAGCACCGCAACAACCAACATTGGTTTGGATTTCGGGTTGTTTAAAAACCGCATTACCGGTTCAATTGATTATTATATCAAGAAAACGTCAGACTTGATCTATGACCAGTACCCGGTGTCGTTAACCCAGTACTTTACCCCTACCATTACAGCTAATGCCGGTAAAATTAAAAACTCCGGTATCGAGGTGGTGTTAAATTCAACCATTGTAAAAACATCTGATTTCAGTTGGAGAACATCTGTGAACGTTTCGCACAATAAAAACGTGATCGAAAGCTTGTCGAACGGTAAATTCAACCTGCCGCAATTCTATACTGCGCAACTGGGCGGTAAAGGGCAATCGGGTAACTACAGCCAGATCGTTCAGCCGGGTTACGCATTAGGTACCTTCTACTTATGGCACTACATGGGTAAAAACGACCAGGGCGTTAGTACCTATCAAAATGCCGCGGGCAATGTAATAGCAACCCAGCCGCTTACTACCGACCAGCGCATTGCAGGTAATGCACAGCCAAATATCATTTACGGCTGGACAAATACCTTTGTTTACAAAAACTTTGATTTCAACTTCCTTATCCGTGGTGTAACCGGCAATAAGATCCTGAATGCCACGCTGGCCAACCTGAATAACCCGGCCGACTCCCGTTTACAGAATATCCCAAGATTTACCTTAGGCGAATCTTTCAAAGATATCAACGGCTACCTGATCTCAGATCGTTTCCTGGAAAGCGGTTCATACCTGCGCCTGGATAACGCTACTTTAGGCTATACCATTAAACCGAAGATCCCGGCAATAAAAAGCATACGCTTATATGTGTCAGGTAATAACTTGTTCCTGATCACCAAATACAAGGGTATTGATCCGGAAGTAAACATCGGCGGTTTAACACCGGGTATTGATAATAATAACTTTTATCCTAAAACACGCACATTCTTAATGGGCTTAAACGCATCATTTTAA
- a CDS encoding RagB/SusD family nutrient uptake outer membrane protein has product MKKIYIFLAAVAAITASSCKKLDVPVESQYVKANFPSTPADYTALVGTIYSNLSSNFAVNYWRMQELSTDEAILPARDGNFDDGGQYRQLHYHTWTFDHPNVIGIWQWGFSGINTCNRLLTVIAASNSSAALKTSYTAEIKAMRALYYYFMMDTYGNVPIITTFPVATPPATQPRAKVFQFIESELQAVLPLLPSKSSNLATNTLQYGRPTKGMVFALLAKMYLNAGVYTGATRYQDVVTMADSVQNNQNYNLDARFRDIFLPNNGPQINETIFAIPYDQQIPGNQFTRFGFFYYLAQAYGFNVGLSIAMSTAPEFYNRFNIPGDARTKTWLVGPQFYPDGNGGFTTQPVYYPNTTTQIVITPNLILVPPKPMDLGNTIATQSEGVRSIKYYPDPTMIQATRLNSNDVPVFRLSDVYLMKAEAILRGATATTARGELQTPLLLVNKLRARAGAQAAGSIDLDGLLDERARELSWEAWRRNDLIRYGLFEKEYPLPNDNLKMNTDPSRRLYPIPSTELKTNPNLVQNPGY; this is encoded by the coding sequence ATGAAAAAGATCTATATATTTTTGGCAGCCGTTGCAGCAATTACTGCAAGCTCCTGTAAAAAGTTAGATGTGCCTGTAGAGTCACAATATGTAAAAGCTAACTTTCCAAGTACCCCTGCGGATTATACCGCACTGGTGGGTACCATATATTCAAACCTGTCATCAAACTTTGCGGTAAACTACTGGCGCATGCAGGAACTGTCAACAGACGAGGCAATATTGCCGGCGCGTGATGGTAACTTTGACGATGGCGGGCAATACAGGCAGCTGCATTACCACACCTGGACTTTTGACCATCCGAACGTTATCGGCATCTGGCAATGGGGTTTTAGCGGTATCAATACCTGTAACCGTTTGTTAACCGTTATTGCCGCATCCAACTCATCGGCTGCTTTAAAAACATCATACACAGCCGAGATAAAAGCCATGCGTGCGCTGTATTATTATTTTATGATGGATACTTACGGTAACGTGCCCATCATCACCACTTTCCCGGTAGCTACGCCGCCTGCAACACAGCCAAGGGCAAAAGTGTTCCAGTTTATTGAAAGCGAACTACAGGCCGTATTACCGCTGCTGCCATCAAAATCAAGTAATTTGGCAACCAACACCTTACAGTACGGCCGCCCAACTAAAGGGATGGTATTTGCGCTGCTGGCAAAAATGTATCTGAACGCGGGCGTTTATACCGGTGCCACCCGTTACCAGGATGTGGTTACCATGGCCGACAGTGTTCAGAATAACCAGAATTATAACCTGGATGCCCGTTTCAGGGATATATTTTTACCAAACAACGGCCCGCAGATTAACGAAACCATATTTGCTATTCCTTATGATCAGCAGATACCGGGCAACCAGTTTACCCGTTTTGGTTTCTTTTATTACCTGGCACAGGCTTATGGTTTTAACGTAGGCCTAAGTATTGCCATGAGTACCGCACCGGAGTTTTACAACCGTTTTAACATCCCCGGCGATGCGCGTACTAAAACCTGGCTTGTTGGCCCGCAGTTTTATCCCGACGGTAACGGCGGTTTTACAACCCAGCCCGTCTATTATCCAAACACAACTACGCAAATTGTAATTACGCCTAATCTTATCCTGGTACCACCAAAACCTATGGATTTGGGCAATACCATTGCTACCCAGTCAGAAGGTGTCAGGTCCATCAAATATTATCCTGATCCAACTATGATCCAGGCTACACGTTTAAACAGTAATGATGTGCCAGTATTCCGTTTGTCTGATGTTTACCTGATGAAGGCAGAAGCCATACTGCGTGGCGCTACGGCTACCACTGCAAGGGGCGAATTGCAGACACCGCTTTTACTGGTAAACAAACTGCGTGCCCGCGCCGGCGCACAGGCTGCAGGATCAATTGATCTGGACGGACTTTTAGACGAACGTGCACGTGAGCTTTCATGGGAAGCATGGCGCCGTAACGACCTGATCCGTTATGGACTGTTCGAAAAAGAATACCCGCTGCCAAATGATAACTTAAAAATGAATACCGATCCAAGCCGCAGGCTGTATCCTATTCCATCTACCGAGCTTAAAACAAACCCTAACCTGGTTCAAAACCCCGGTTATTAA
- a CDS encoding phosphatidylinositol-specific phospholipase C1-like protein: MMKAIFGLLIIALLPAFNPGNGNDNVPINHIQVIGSHNSYKQAIDPKLFRFLQQRDSVEMSKIDYSHISLTDQLNLGLLDLEIDVYADTKGGRYAHPKGLTWVPGQPAYDPQGLMNEPGFKVFHIQDIDFRSNCPTFKQCLQELKKWSDAHPDHNPVFITVNAKDEKMKKPGFTIPEKFTPRVFDDLDKAIATNLGTGYLITPDVVRGKYKTLNSAVLHGNWPKLKDARGKFIFILDENGPKRSMYIAGHPSLKGRMLFADAEPGTAEAAIHIMNDAIKQKDLIKSLVKKGYIIRTRADSGTVEARNNDKSSFTAAMQSDAQIISTDYYQKSTHFKSDYVVSFDDNKYFRLNPLF; the protein is encoded by the coding sequence ATGATGAAAGCTATTTTTGGACTACTAATAATTGCACTGCTGCCGGCTTTTAACCCCGGTAACGGAAATGATAATGTGCCTATCAACCACATCCAGGTAATAGGTTCGCACAACAGTTACAAACAGGCTATTGACCCTAAATTGTTCCGCTTTTTACAGCAGCGGGATTCTGTTGAAATGAGTAAGATTGACTACAGTCATATCAGCCTTACCGACCAGCTTAACCTTGGATTACTCGACCTTGAAATTGATGTATATGCCGATACCAAAGGCGGCCGTTATGCGCATCCCAAAGGCCTGACATGGGTGCCGGGACAGCCGGCATACGACCCGCAGGGGCTAATGAATGAACCCGGCTTTAAGGTTTTCCATATCCAGGATATTGACTTCAGAAGCAACTGCCCTACTTTTAAACAATGCCTGCAGGAGCTTAAAAAATGGTCGGACGCGCACCCCGATCATAACCCTGTTTTCATCACCGTGAACGCGAAGGATGAAAAGATGAAAAAACCAGGCTTTACCATACCCGAGAAATTTACGCCACGCGTTTTTGATGACCTGGATAAAGCCATTGCAACAAATTTGGGCACGGGCTACCTGATAACGCCGGATGTGGTGCGCGGAAAATATAAAACTTTAAACAGCGCCGTACTTCACGGTAACTGGCCGAAGCTAAAAGATGCCAGGGGTAAATTTATTTTTATATTGGACGAGAATGGCCCTAAACGCAGCATGTATATAGCCGGGCACCCATCATTAAAGGGCCGGATGCTTTTTGCAGATGCTGAGCCCGGTACAGCCGAAGCGGCTATTCATATTATGAATGATGCTATAAAACAAAAGGATTTAATAAAGTCCCTTGTTAAAAAGGGATACATCATCCGTACCCGGGCCGATAGCGGTACTGTTGAAGCACGCAATAATGATAAAAGCAGCTTCACCGCAGCTATGCAGTCAGATGCACAGATCATCTCAACAGATTACTACCAAAAGAGCACTCATTTTAAATCGGATTACGTGGTAAGTTTCGACGACAATAAATACTTCCGTTTAAATCCGCTTTTTTAA
- a CDS encoding short chain dehydrogenase — protein MKIIVVGATGTIGKHITAALQKEHEVITAGSKSGDLQVDITSPESIERFYEQAGKFDALVSATGSAYFGPLNTMKDSDFRVGINSKLMGQVNLVLTGQHYVNHKGSFTLTSGILSEDPIVLGANLSAVNGAINSFVKSVAVEIDNGVRINAVSPGVFEESPDYFPYFAGHIPVKMDRVTQAYIKSVLGALTGQVIEVY, from the coding sequence ATGAAAATTATTGTAGTTGGTGCCACAGGTACTATTGGTAAACACATTACCGCGGCATTGCAAAAAGAGCATGAAGTAATAACAGCTGGCTCGAAAAGCGGCGATTTACAGGTAGATATAACCTCGCCTGAATCTATTGAGCGATTTTACGAACAGGCAGGAAAATTTGATGCACTGGTTAGCGCAACCGGCAGTGCGTACTTTGGCCCGTTGAATACCATGAAAGATTCGGACTTCAGGGTTGGGATCAACAGCAAGCTGATGGGTCAGGTAAACCTGGTATTAACCGGTCAGCACTATGTTAATCACAAAGGTTCGTTTACGCTAACATCGGGAATATTGAGCGAGGATCCCATCGTACTTGGTGCCAATTTAAGTGCCGTTAACGGGGCAATCAATTCCTTTGTAAAATCTGTTGCTGTTGAAATTGACAATGGGGTGCGTATTAATGCGGTAAGTCCAGGTGTTTTTGAAGAATCACCGGATTACTTTCCCTATTTCGCCGGTCATATCCCTGTTAAAATGGACAGGGTGACGCAGGCGTACATCAAAAGTGTATTGGGCGCTCTTACCGGGCAGGTGATTGAAGTATATTAA
- a CDS encoding helical backbone metal receptor — protein sequence MPLFYDQLNRQINLPSVPQRIISVVPSQTELLFYLGLDKEVIGITKFCIHPAGKFKAATKIGGTKQLDLAHIKALRPDLIIANKEENDRSQLEELMQHFPVWISDIYNLEDALDMIEHLGALTGKSSEATALCNAVKENFSTLVPSLSALKTAYFIWRKPYMVAGKNTFIDNMLQKCGLVNVFAAERYPEVSLSEITEARPDVILLSSEPYPFKEKHIAELSAAAPAAIIKLVDGEMFSWYGSRLLKAPGYFQDLINSLHR from the coding sequence ATGCCGTTATTTTATGATCAGCTCAACAGGCAAATAAACCTGCCCTCAGTGCCTCAACGGATAATTTCGGTAGTGCCCTCGCAAACAGAGCTGCTGTTTTATCTGGGGCTGGATAAAGAGGTGATCGGGATAACTAAATTTTGTATCCATCCTGCCGGTAAATTTAAAGCGGCCACAAAAATTGGCGGCACCAAGCAGCTGGACCTCGCTCATATAAAAGCGCTTAGACCTGATCTTATCATCGCTAATAAAGAAGAGAATGACCGCAGTCAGCTGGAAGAACTGATGCAGCACTTCCCGGTTTGGATCAGTGATATATACAACCTGGAAGATGCGCTGGATATGATTGAGCATCTGGGCGCTTTAACCGGGAAAAGCAGCGAAGCGACAGCGCTCTGCAACGCCGTCAAGGAAAACTTCTCAACTCTGGTACCATCCCTGTCAGCCCTTAAAACTGCGTACTTTATATGGCGAAAACCGTATATGGTGGCCGGTAAAAATACTTTTATAGACAATATGCTGCAAAAGTGCGGACTGGTGAATGTATTTGCAGCTGAAAGGTATCCCGAAGTTTCCTTATCGGAGATAACCGAAGCCAGGCCGGATGTGATACTGCTTTCTTCAGAGCCTTATCCATTCAAAGAAAAGCATATTGCAGAACTTAGTGCCGCGGCGCCCGCTGCGATTATTAAACTGGTTGACGGCGAAATGTTTTCATGGTACGGCAGCAGATTACTAAAAGCGCCGGGCTATTTTCAAGATTTAATCAACAGCCTGCACCGATAA
- a CDS encoding KpsF/GutQ family sugar-phosphate isomerase, with translation MKDIAKRVFDTEIASLQFVADAIDDEFTRVVEAILNNTGKLIVIGIGKSGIIGKKIAATFASTGTPSFFLHPGEAFHGDLGMVGTNDMVILISYSGETDEVLKLIPFLEWNKNTIIAITGNPKSTVAKNSHYHLNICIKQEACPLALAPTSSTTAALVMGDALAVALMESRQFQHEDFARFHPGGSLGRKLLIRVKDLMRTDKLPFIDVNASFTELLLKMSEGRLGMVIAGDKDNVKGIVTDGDLRRALFKNPDTTQLTIEGMMTKTPVYISENEFINQAEQLMIEKKITTVLVGSSDEGRVSGIYQIYNH, from the coding sequence ATGAAAGATATTGCTAAAAGAGTTTTCGATACCGAAATTGCTTCGCTGCAATTTGTTGCCGATGCAATTGACGATGAATTTACCCGTGTAGTAGAGGCGATATTAAATAATACCGGCAAGCTGATTGTTATAGGCATAGGTAAATCGGGCATTATTGGTAAAAAAATAGCTGCCACTTTTGCCAGCACTGGCACCCCCAGCTTTTTTTTACACCCCGGCGAGGCATTTCATGGCGACCTTGGAATGGTTGGCACCAATGATATGGTGATACTGATCTCCTATTCCGGCGAAACGGATGAGGTGCTTAAGCTGATCCCTTTTTTGGAGTGGAATAAGAATACCATAATTGCCATAACAGGGAACCCCAAGTCAACCGTTGCTAAAAACAGCCATTATCATCTTAATATTTGCATTAAACAGGAGGCTTGTCCCTTAGCGCTTGCGCCTACATCGTCAACAACTGCGGCGCTGGTGATGGGCGATGCGCTTGCTGTGGCTTTGATGGAATCGCGCCAGTTTCAGCATGAGGATTTTGCGCGTTTTCACCCCGGGGGAAGCCTGGGCCGTAAACTGCTGATCAGGGTTAAAGACCTGATGCGCACCGACAAGCTGCCTTTTATAGATGTGAATGCATCTTTTACCGAACTATTGCTCAAAATGTCAGAAGGGCGTTTAGGAATGGTTATAGCGGGCGACAAGGACAACGTGAAAGGGATAGTTACCGACGGTGATTTGAGACGGGCGTTGTTTAAAAACCCGGATACCACGCAATTGACCATTGAAGGCATGATGACCAAAACGCCTGTGTATATCAGTGAAAATGAATTTATTAACCAGGCAGAGCAGTTAATGATTGAAAAGAAGATCACCACGGTATTGGTGGGATCATCTGACGAGGGCAGGGTAAGCGGCATCTACCAGATCTATAATCATTAG
- the kdsA gene encoding 3-deoxy-8-phosphooctulonate synthase, with protein sequence MLFDQMRQKPFFILGPCVMENQELLYTVAEKVAEAGQKYNVPVVFKSSFDKANRTSIHSYRGPGLEKGMEMMLKIKERFGLPLITDIHESYQAAIAGEVFDILQIPAFLCRQTDLLVAAAKTGKIVNIKKAQFLSGQDMFYPAQKVVEAGNTQVILTERGNMYGYNNLAVDFRNIHDMKQFGYPVCMDCTHSVQRPGGAGGKTGGDRTFVPMMALAAKAFGADGYFMEIHPDPDNALSDGPNMVKLQDLDKVMAPLVS encoded by the coding sequence ATGTTATTTGACCAAATGCGGCAGAAGCCGTTCTTTATACTGGGCCCCTGCGTAATGGAAAACCAGGAACTTTTATACACTGTAGCCGAGAAGGTTGCCGAAGCCGGGCAGAAATATAATGTACCTGTAGTTTTTAAATCGTCGTTTGATAAGGCTAACCGTACCTCAATCCACTCGTACCGGGGGCCCGGATTGGAAAAAGGCATGGAAATGATGCTGAAAATAAAGGAACGTTTCGGATTGCCGCTGATAACCGATATCCACGAGAGTTACCAGGCTGCCATTGCCGGCGAGGTGTTTGATATCTTACAGATCCCGGCGTTTTTATGCCGCCAGACCGATCTGCTGGTTGCCGCTGCTAAAACCGGCAAGATCGTCAATATTAAAAAGGCACAGTTCCTGTCGGGCCAGGACATGTTTTACCCGGCACAAAAAGTTGTTGAAGCCGGGAATACCCAGGTTATATTAACCGAACGCGGCAACATGTACGGCTATAATAACCTGGCTGTGGATTTTAGGAATATTCATGATATGAAGCAATTTGGGTACCCGGTTTGTATGGATTGTACGCACTCCGTACAGCGCCCGGGCGGCGCAGGTGGAAAAACCGGCGGCGACCGAACTTTTGTACCCATGATGGCGCTGGCAGCGAAAGCTTTTGGGGCGGATGGCTATTTTATGGAAATTCATCCTGACCCTGATAATGCTTTAAGCGACGGTCCAAACATGGTTAAATTGCAGGACCTGGATAAAGTAATGGCACCGCTTGTAAGCTAA
- the hscB gene encoding Fe-S protein assembly co-chaperone HscB yields MNYFEFYGIPESFAPDTAWLKKKFYELSKKYHPDFHANEDDAKQQEILELSTLNNKAHQTLSDPYKRLEYILRTHNLLEEGAKPQLPSDFLMEMMDLNERLMEVDNATELGHITAEVLAIEGDIEEKIAGFTAGYPQLDDTAKEDRLNKIADCYFRQKYLLRIKESLNTFASRF; encoded by the coding sequence ATGAATTACTTTGAGTTTTACGGTATCCCTGAATCGTTTGCACCCGATACAGCATGGCTGAAGAAGAAATTTTACGAGTTAAGCAAAAAATATCACCCGGATTTTCATGCTAACGAGGATGATGCCAAACAGCAGGAAATATTAGAGCTTTCTACGCTGAATAACAAGGCGCATCAAACCCTTTCCGACCCTTATAAGAGGCTGGAATACATTTTACGCACCCATAATTTGCTCGAAGAAGGGGCAAAACCACAACTTCCTTCAGATTTTTTAATGGAAATGATGGATCTTAATGAGCGGCTGATGGAAGTTGATAATGCGACAGAGCTTGGCCATATTACTGCGGAAGTACTTGCTATTGAGGGAGATATTGAAGAGAAAATTGCCGGATTTACCGCAGGGTACCCGCAATTGGACGATACAGCAAAGGAAGATCGCTTAAATAAAATTGCAGATTGTTATTTTAGACAAAAATACCTGTTGCGAATTAAAGAGAGTTTAAATACATTTGCATCCCGATTCTGA
- a CDS encoding T9SS type A sorting domain-containing protein — protein sequence MILNIARDSATKSEILIGFNPGSGKNYNQQEDDRDLSGPGAPVDLWIMSPDGVKLVSKWMSLPKVTRADTVFLTAKAALSGRYTINRSKLTTIPVLYQIWLIDKYKKDSLDLRHNDNYTFDIDLNDTASFGSNRFLVITRQDPALGVHLLNFTGTKAWEGAEIEWKTENEADYTGFTVERSIDDGSTFTAIGVFLSSGMGSYSLPDKTPPVGAGYYRLKIQLVDSSIAYSKVVKLMFSNLNNSVTSNPISIYPNPASNMINLEIEKTNAVGTAKNHSYTITLISNTGYIVKTATTTSQNWQADITGLISGNYVVHVLDNNNKALVGKGTFIKL from the coding sequence ATGATACTAAATATTGCCAGGGACAGCGCAACTAAAAGTGAAATACTTATTGGATTTAACCCAGGTTCGGGTAAAAACTATAATCAGCAGGAGGACGACAGGGATCTTTCCGGTCCGGGCGCACCGGTGGACCTGTGGATCATGTCTCCGGACGGTGTTAAGCTGGTTTCCAAGTGGATGTCGCTACCAAAAGTAACCCGTGCCGATACCGTATTTTTAACAGCTAAAGCAGCTTTGAGTGGCAGATATACAATTAACCGTAGCAAACTTACCACCATTCCTGTCCTATACCAGATTTGGCTTATCGATAAATATAAAAAGGATTCACTGGATTTAAGGCACAACGATAATTATACTTTTGATATAGATTTGAATGATACCGCATCTTTTGGCAGCAATAGATTTCTGGTAATTACCCGTCAGGATCCCGCATTAGGCGTACACCTTTTAAATTTTACCGGGACGAAAGCCTGGGAGGGCGCAGAAATAGAGTGGAAAACTGAAAATGAAGCGGACTACACAGGCTTTACCGTGGAGCGAAGCATAGACGATGGCAGCACATTTACAGCTATCGGAGTTTTTTTATCAAGCGGTATGGGGAGCTATAGCCTGCCTGATAAAACCCCACCCGTGGGTGCCGGTTATTATAGGTTGAAGATACAACTTGTGGATAGTTCAATTGCTTATTCAAAGGTTGTTAAATTGATGTTTTCCAATTTAAATAACAGCGTAACAAGTAATCCGATAAGTATTTATCCTAACCCGGCAAGCAATATGATTAACCTGGAAATCGAAAAAACTAATGCCGTTGGTACAGCTAAAAATCATTCTTATACTATAACGTTAATTAGCAATACGGGTTATATAGTTAAAACGGCCACTACAACCAGCCAAAACTGGCAGGCTGACATAACCGGCCTTATTTCGGGTAACTACGTTGTGCACGTTTTAGATAATAACAACAAAGCCCTGGTAGGTAAGGGTACTTTTATAAAACTTTAG